A portion of the Pelodiscus sinensis isolate JC-2024 chromosome 20, ASM4963464v1, whole genome shotgun sequence genome contains these proteins:
- the NOG gene encoding noggin, which translates to MEQSPCLVTLYALAVLLALRIGQGASQHYLHIRPAPSENLPLVDLIEHPDPLFDPKEKDLNETLLRSLLGGHFDPNFMAVSLPEERLGGEDLGELDLLLRQRPSGAMPSEIKGLEFHEGLPPGKKPRLSKKLRRKLQMWLWSQIFCPVLYTWNDLGSRFWPRFVKVGSCYSKRSCSVPEGMLCKPAKSVHLTILRWRCQRRGGQRCTWIPIQYPIISECKCSC; encoded by the coding sequence ATGGAGCAGTCCCCGTGCCTTGTGACTCTGTACGCCTTGGCGGTCCTGCTGGCCCTGCGGATCGGGCAGGGCGCTAGCCAGCACTATCTGCACATCCGCCCGGCGCCCAGCGAGAACTTGCCCCTGGTGGATCTAATCGAGCACCCGGACCCTCTCTTTGACCCCAAGGAGAAGGATCTTAACGAGACCTTGCTGCGGAGCCTCCTGGGCGGTCACTTCGACCCTAACTTTATGGCCGTCTCCTTGCCCGAGGAGCGGCTGGGGGGCGAGGATCTAGGCGAGCTGGACTTGCTGCTCCGGCAGAGACCTTCGGGGGCGATGCCCAGCGAAATCAAAGGGCTGGAGTTTCACGAGGGGCTGCCGCCGGGGAAAAAGCCCCGGCTGAGCAAAAAGCTGCGCAGGAAGCTGCAGATGTGGCTCTGGTCCCAGATCTTCTGCCCGGTCCTCTACACGTGGAACGACCTCGGAAGCCGCTTTTGGCCCCGCTTCGTGAAAGTGGGCAGCTGCTACAGCAAGAGGTCTTGCTCGGTGCCCGAGGGCATGCTCTGCAAGCCTGCCAAGTCGGTGCATTTGACCATCTTGAGGTGGCGGTGCCAGcgccggggggggcagaggtgcacATGGATACCCATTCAGTACCCCATCATTTCGGAGTGCAAATGCTCCTGCTAG